A region from the Insulibacter thermoxylanivorax genome encodes:
- a CDS encoding NADPH-dependent FMN reductase, whose protein sequence is MTKLKIGIILGSTRQGRVSPQVGEWVKGIADQRGDAEYEIVDIADYNLPFLGTTDGTDPGIAKWNEKINSLDGFIFIVQEYNHSITGALKNALDLAREPWNNKAAGIVSYGSTGGARAAEHLRGILGELLVADVRTHPTLSLFTDFEDMSVFKPQELHTATVNEMLDQLIAWSRALKTIRS, encoded by the coding sequence ATGACAAAGCTAAAAATCGGTATCATCTTAGGAAGCACAAGACAGGGCCGTGTAAGCCCGCAAGTCGGTGAATGGGTGAAAGGAATCGCTGACCAGCGCGGAGACGCAGAATACGAAATCGTTGATATTGCGGATTATAACTTGCCGTTCCTCGGTACAACTGATGGAACAGATCCGGGGATTGCAAAGTGGAATGAAAAAATCAACAGCCTGGACGGTTTCATCTTCATCGTACAAGAATACAACCACAGCATTACAGGTGCTCTAAAGAACGCACTGGACCTGGCTCGCGAACCTTGGAACAACAAAGCTGCAGGGATTGTCAGCTATGGTTCGACAGGCGGTGCTCGTGCTGCGGAACATCTGCGCGGGATCCTGGGCGAATTGCTGGTAGCAGACGTACGTACCCATCCGACCCTGTCCTTGTTCACAGACTTCGAAGATATGTCCGTCTTCAAACCGCAAGAACTCCATACAGCAACTGTTAACGAGATGCTCGATCAACTGATCGCGTGGAGCCGTGCACTGAAGACAATCAGATCTTAA